AGGCCTCGATGTCGACATCCTCGGTCTCGGCCCGCTCGAGGCGGTGGCCGCGACCGCGACGATCTGCCTGATCCTGGCCTTCGTCCCCTGGCGCGGGGCGCTGGCCGCACCGCGCGGACTGGACGCGAAACAGCGCGAGGCGGCCGCTCTCGCGGCCCTGGCGATCGTCCTCCTGGCGTCGTCGATCTTCGCCGTCCTCGGCAACGCCGATTCGGCCGCGGCGACCTGGTGGGCCGTGATCGGCATCCTGGCCACGAGCGCGGCGGCGGTGGTCGCTCTCGGCCCCGTGTACCGCGCGTGGGGTGTTCTGCGCCCCGCCGCAGCGGTCGTCTGGCCCCTGCTGGGCGCGATGGCGGCCCTGGCGATCGCCCGCCCGCTCACGGAGGTCGCGCTGGTCTCGAGTGTCGCGGTCGCCGCCGTGGCGCTGGTCGCCGCCGCGCTCGCTCTGGTGGTCCTGCGGCGCGAGGTGCGGGTGCGGCTGCTCGCCGACGTCGGCGCCGCCGTGGTCGCCCTCCTGGCGGTGACGGCGCTCGCGCCGCGCGGGAGCGTGTGGCTTCCCCTGCTCATCGTCGCGATCACGGCAGTGGTGTGGTCCGTCGATGCGGACGGGCTCTTCGTCTCGCGCTCGCCCCGTCGTCACGTCGTGTGGCTCGCGCTCGCTCTGGGGACGGCAGCGCTCTGGCTGCAGCTCTTCGCCGAGCGCGTGGAGACCGTCGAGCTGTACACGCTCCCGCTCGCCGTCGCCCTCCTGCTGCTGGCCGGGCTCACGGAGCGTGCCCGCCGACGCGTCGAAGGGCGCGCGGTGGCTCCTCCCGCCGTCATCGCGTTCGCGGGCTCCGCGCTCGCCCTCGTCCCCACGGCCGTCGCGGATGCCGGCGACACGGTCCGCGTGGTCATCGCGGGGGTGCTCGGCGTGACCCTCGTCGTCGCGGGTGCCTGGGCGCGACCGCCCCGGACCCCCGACGTCCTTCCCCTCGCCGTGGCTGCCGGTGGCGCGCTCTCGGTGGTGCTGGTGTGGGGGACGCAACTTCTGCGTGCGGCCGAGCGAGGAGACAGCGAAGGCCCCCTCCGCGATGTGCTCGTGCTCGTCGTCGCGGCAGCCCTCGCCGTCGCGGCCGTCGGTTGCAGCCGTCGTGCGGCGTCGTGGGCTCTTCTCGTCGCGCGATCGACGACGATCGCGGCGGCCGTCGTGCTCGCGATCGGCGAGACCGTGCTCGTCGCGGTGGACGGCGGTCCGCTCGTGCGCGGCGTTCTCGCGGTGCTCGCCCTCGGCGCCGCAGGCGCGGCCGCGTCGCGCACGCGGCACGCGCTGGCCGGAGTCCCGCTGGCATCCGTCCTGCTCGGCGGAGCGGCGCTGGTCGCGGTGACCGGCCTGGGGGTCGGCATCCGTCCCCTCGAATGGATGACTCTGCCCCTGGCTCTCTCGCTCATCGGTGCCGCGGCGGTCTCACGCGTGCGCCCCCTGCCTCCGCAGGTGGTGGGAGGGGTGACGCTCGGGCTCGGCGTCGGTCTGCTTCCCTCCGCCGCTCTCGTCGCCGATGAGATTCCCCGGGCCATCGCCGTGCTGGTCGCGGCGATCGTGCTCCTCGTTGTGGCATCCCTCGTCTCGCGTGAGGCCGCCCGCCCGCTGGTGCTTCCCACGTTGGGCGTGGCCGCCCTGGCACTCGTCGTCGCCGGCGGGGTGCGCGGAGTCGTCGACCTCGAGCGTCCTCTCTTCGACGTCTGGGTGCTCGCGGTGGCCGTGCCGCTCATCGTCGCCGGGGTGCTCCTGCAGCGTCGGGGCGAAGCCGTTCCGTCGTTCGCGCCCCTCACGGCGGTCGTCGCGGGCCTCGGGTTCACCGCGATCCTGTCCACCGTCCGCATCGCGACGGTCGGCGACGAGAGCCTCCGTGCCGCGGTGACGATCATCGCGATCCTCCTCGTCGCGGTGCTGTGGCGCGGTGCGCACAGCGTGGTCGTGTTCTGGGTGGGCGTGGGTCTCGCGGGCGCGGTCGCCGCGGTCGCGCTCGGGGCACGCTCCGCCAACCCGGTCGAGCTCGTCACAGCGCCGATCGCCGTCGTCCTGATGCTGCACGGCATCCGGTCGCTCCGCGCCCGTGCCGAGCTGGGCAGTTGGCCCGCGATCGGCGTGGGAACGGCGCTCCTGCTTCTGCCGTCGCTCGTCTTCGATTTCGCCTCCGACAACGTGTTGTGGCGCGTGATCGCTCTCGGAGTCGTCGCCCTCGCGGTGCTCCTGGCGGGCGTGCGGTTCCGCTTGCAGGCTCCGGTACTCCTCGGCGGCATCGTCCTGATCGTTCACGCCGTCGCGCAGCTCTGGCCCTGGATCGCCTCGATCTACGAGAGCGTCTCGGGGCTGTGGTGGCTCTGGCTCGCCATTGTCGGTGCTCTCCTCATCGTCGTCGCCGCGACCTACGAGCGTCGCATCCGCGAGGTGAAGGCTGTGGCGCTCGCCATCCGCGCGCTGCGCTGACGCGCGTTGGTGCTGGCGTGGGCGGCGGGGGCGCGGCGCGGGGGCGCAGCGGGGTGCGCGGGGGCGCGGCGCGGGGGCGGGGTGCGCGAGGCGCCGGTCGCCCGGGCGTGGGTTGTGCGGGTGTGAGTCTGCGCGAGGCGAGTCACCGGCCCATCGGCCGCGTGCTGCCGCGACGCGTCGACTTTGCATCGCCGCCCGGCCGAGGTCGCAGATTCGGAGACGCATCGCAGAATCGGACGAAACCAGGTTCTGCGTCCGAATCTGGTGCGGTGATCCGATTTCGGTGACGGCTGCGCGCTCGGGTCGCTCTCCTCCGCTCGATTCGAGCGGCGGCGACGCATCAATCGGGAGCTCGCCGCCGGTCGGCGCGAGGGTTGTGGCACCCTGCGAACTCGCAGACCCGCGCAAACCTCGCAGAACCGCGCAAACCTCGCAGGATCCACGCCGAAATCTGCGAGTTGGCGGGATATCTCCGAGCGTGAGCCACTCCCACCCCCGGCTAACCCGGGCGGTTCGCGTGCCGACGCCGCGTCAACCGGGAGCTCGCCGCCGGTCGGCGCGAGGGCTGTGGCACCCTGCGAACCTCGCAAACCCGCGAACCTCGCAGGATCCACGCCGAAATCTGCGAGTTAGCGGGATATCTCCGAGCGTGAGCCACTCCCACCCCCGGCTAACCCTGGCGGTTCGCGCGCCGACGCCGCGTCAGTGGGACCTCGCCGCTGCCCGTGTCCGCCGACGCCGAGCGCGGGGCCACCGGCATCGTGGTGCCCTCCGGCTCGTCGATGCCGTCCTGGCGGGTCGCCGCGACCTGTGCGGGGGTAGCGGGAGATTCTGCCGCGCCGGCAGGGTCGTCCGGGAGACTCATCGCCGACGGATCACCCCCACCCGAAGCGCCCGCCGCGACACCCCGGCCGCCGTCACCGGTCGCGCGTCCCACGCCCGCACCACCCGAAGCGCCCGCCGCGACACCCCGGCCGTCGTCACCGAGACCTCGTCCCTCTCCGGCTCCGTCCGAAGCCGCCGCGCCGCGTGAAGCCGCCGCGCCGTCCGAAGCCGCCGCGCCGCCCGCAGCGCCCGCGCCGCCCGAAGCGCCCGCGCCGCCCGAAGCCGCCCGCCCGAAGCCGGTGCGACGGAAGCAGCCGCCCCCGTGGCATCCGGATCCGACGCGACGAAATTCGCGATCTGCACGAGCGTCGGCCGCTCGCCACGCCGCGCGAGGCGTCCGCGGCCGGCGATCATCGGCTCGGCGTAGAGCTTGGGCAGGATCGCGCCCTCCGAGCGGTCGCCCGACATGATGAGCGCGGTGCCGCCGGTGTCGCGGATGCCCTGCAGTGCGGAGTCGAACATCGCGCGCGAGGCGCCGGCCACCGGCCTGCTCACCACGACGTTCAGCCGGAGGTCGCGGGACGACGCGAGGTACGGCAGCAGGGGGCGCAGGGGCTCGGTCCCCCCGGCGGCGAGGATGTCGAAGTCGTCCGCGATCACGAGGATCCGCGGCCCCGCATCGCGGTCGGTCTGACGCTTCTCCAGCTCGACGGCGATCGACTCGGCGAGCAGGCGCGCCTGACGTCCCGAGGTCGCGTGTCCACCGAGATAGGCGTCGGGAACCTCGGCCACGAGCTCGCCGCGGGCGTCCATGAGCGCGATCACGAGCTCCTCCGGGGTGTGCCGGTCGACCGCCCCGCGCACGATGCCGCGAAGAGCCGTGGTCTTTCCGCAGTGGCTGTCGCCGAGCACGAGCAGGTGCGGGTCGCGCGTGACGACGTCGACCAGCACGGGCTCCATCGTGTCTTGGCGAAGCCCCAGGGGCACGGCATCCGGTTCGTCGATCGCGTCGGGAAGGTCGCCCGGCGACAGTTCCTCGGGAAGCAGCCGGATGGGAGCGGCGCCCTGACCGCCCCAGCGGGCCGCGCTCTCGCGGGCGAGCTGCTCGAGCGCTTCACCGGTGTCGCCGTCCTCGACCTCTTCGAGCAGCGGCAGCGCCACCTGCGCGAACAGCTTGTCGTCGGTGAGGACGCGGCCGGGCTGATCCGCCTTGAGCGTCGTCGAGAGCTTGCGGGCGATCTGCGAATCAGCGGGGTCGTTGAGCTTCAGCTCGAGGCGCGTGCCGATCAGGCCCTGCAGGTTCATGCGCAGTTCGTTCCAGCGCGAGAGGGCGACGACGACATGGATGCCGAAACTTCCACCCCGCTCCAGGAGCTGCGCGAGCGGCGGCTCGAGGTCTTCGAAGTCCTGGCGGAGCGCTCCGAGACCGTCGACGAGCAGCACGACGTCCGCGCTCGGAAGCTCGGGCAACCGCCCCTGGGCGTGCTGCCGGCGCATGTCGGCGAGCGAGTCGAGGCCCTGATCGCGGAACACGCGCTCGCGCGTGGCGAGCATCCCGGTGAGTTCCTCGAGCAGGCGGGTCAGACGTTCGCGGTGACCGCGCGTGGCGACGCCACCCACGTGCGGGAAGGGCTCGATGCGCGCGAGGCCACCCCCGGTGAGGTCCATGCCGTAGATGCTCACCTGACGGGGGGAGTGCGTGAACGACAGGGAGGCCGCGAGAGTGCGCAGGAACATCGAGCGCCCGGACTGGGGCGCCCCCGTGATCGACACGTGTCCGCCCGAGCGGGTGAGGTCGAGCATCCAGGGAGACTGCGTCTGCGTCGAGGGGTTGTCGAGGAGACCCATCGGCGCGCGCAGGGTGCCGGCGCCGTCGGCCTGCGGGAGGACACCGCCCAGGGTGAGCACCGGGGGGAGCGGTGGAAGCCAGACGGGCCGCGTGCGGGTGACCCCTCGGGCGAGGCGTTGGGTCGCGGCCTGGACGAGCGTCCGGCCCGTCGTGGGCGTCTCGGGCTCGGCGCTGTCGAACTCCTCGGCCTCGAGCGCTTCGTCGGGCAGGTCGTACGCGGGCAGCGGCAGGACCGGCGGTGCGTCGTCGTGGTGAGGTCCCGCCTCGACGGGGTCGGGGACCGGGCCCGAGACGTACCCGGCGCGGAACCGCGTGTAGACCGAGGTGTCGACCTTGAGGTACCCGAACCCCGGGATGGCCGGCAGATGGAAGGCATCGGGGGTGTCGAGGACGACCGCCGACTCCGCCTCCGAGAACGTGCGCAGACCGATCCGGTACGACAGGTACGTGTCGAGACCGCGCAGGCGCCCGCCCTCGATGCGCTGGCTCGACAGCAGCAGGTGCACGCCGATCGAGCGACCGATGCGCCCGATCGTCAGCAGAAGCTCGACGAAGTCGGGTTCGGCCGTGAGCAGCTCGCCGAACTCGTCGATGACCAGGAAGAGGTGCGGCAGCGCCGGCAGATCGGGGCGTTCCCGGCGCATCTGGCGGTAGTGACCGATGGATGCCGCGTTCCCGGCGTCCTTGAGCAGGCGCTGGCGACGCACGACCTCGCCCTGGATGCTCGAACGCGCGCGCTCGGTGAGCTGGGGGTCGTCGGCGAGGTTGTCGATGATGCCCGCGACGTGCGGCAGGCGCGCGAACGGCGCGAACGCGGCCCCACCCTTGTAGTCGACGAGGATCATGCTGAGGTCGTCGGGGGAGTGCGTCAGGGCGAGCCCGAGGATGAGCGTGCGCAGCAGCTCGCTCTTGCCCGAGCCGGTCGCGCCGATGCAGATCCCGTGCGGTCCCATGCCGAGCTGCGCCGACTCCTTGAGGTCGAGCAGCACCGGCCCGCCCCGGTCGTCGACGCCGATCGGCACCCGCAGGAACTCGGCGGCACTGCGCACCCGCCACGCGGCCTTCACATCGATGGCATCCACGTCGGCGACGCCCAGGAGCTGCGTGACGTCGGGAGCGAGCGAGGTCCCGGCGTCCTCGGCGGACGTGCGCGTGAGGCGAAGCCCGGCGAGCGGCCTCGCGATGACCTCGAGAGCGTCGCTCGAGACGAGGTCGATCCGGATGCCGGTGGACGGGGCCTCGCCCGATCCCGGTGTTTCGACGGTGGCGATGCCCTCGGTGACGGTCACGCGAGCTCCGACGGTGGGCGGCTCCTTCAGCCGGTCGTCGACGAGGTGGACGACCGTGACCCCGAGGTCGGCGAGGCTGAGCGCCGCGTCGAGGCGTGGCATCCCGCTCGCTTCGCCGTCGCCCTCGTCGACGAAGACGATCAGACGGCCCGGCTTCGTGCGGCGTCCGGCGCGTCGAGATGCGGCGGCGGTCGCGACGCGGTCGCGGAGCTCGGCGCTTAACAGCGACAGGACGTCGTCGAGGGTGGGGGCGAGGCGCCGTGCCGCCACGGCACCCGAGGGGGGAGTGTCCGACGACAGGTGGGGCACGAGGTCGAGGCCGCGCCAGTCGTCCCGGTGGTGCGGGGCGACGGCGGCGGCGATGTGCACGTCATCGGGCGAATGGAACGCAGCGATCTGCGCCACGAGGGCGCGGGCCACGTTCAGGGTGTCGGCGCGTTCGCCCACGATCGAGACGTGTCCGCCGCGCTCCAGGTCGACGGTGGCCGGCATCCCCTGCGCGACGCCCGCGAGACGCACCATCCGCTCGGCCGACTCGCGCATGACCGGATCGAAGGGTTGCACCGGATTCTGCTCGGCGGGGAGGGCCACCTCGATCGCACGCAGGTCGCCCGTCCCGATCCGGACGCGGAGGAAGTCCGTGTCGCCGGGGCGCCGCTCCCAGCGCCGCGCCGGGTCGGCTCCGATCTCGACGAGCGTGCCCGGAGACGGGTTCAGCGCGAGCGCCGCGTCGCGCTGCCGGTCGGCGCTCTCCCGCACTCTCCCGCGCGTCTCCTCGAGATAGTCGAGGTAGCGTTCGCGCTGCACGCGCCGTTGGCGGGCGGCGTTCCCCCGCTGGGTGAACGCCATGCCCAGACCGCCGACGAGGGCGACCACCAGGATGACGGCGCCCACCACGACCATGATCGGGTTGTTGCGCAGCAGCACGATCATGGTGATCGACGACAGGCTCCCGACGATCGGCAGGAGCGACTGCAGGGGGAAGCCGGTCGGCCCCTCGCCGATCGGCGGCGGCGGAGCGAGGACGACGTCGTCCGCGGGCTCGACGGGTTCGCTGATCCGCGCGGGACGGTGGACGATCCGGACGTTCACGCGACCTTCTCCTCGGCTCGCACCAGGGTCGCCGCGAGACGCACGATGGCGCGGTGGGTGAGCGAGCGGCGGGCGGCGCCGCCCGCGTTCAGGCCCGGATCGAACGGCACCGCGACCACCGGGTGCACGGCGCCGACACCGAGGGCGCGCGCGACGGCGTCGCCTTCGCGGGCATGATCGACGAGGGCGAGCGTCACCTCGGGAGATTCGGGAAGAGACGCGATCGCGGCCACCACGGAGCGGGCGTGTTCGGCCGGCGACCGACGGGCGTCGCTGACGACGCAGACGACGTCGCACAGGGCGGCGCACGCCGCGAGGTCGGCGAGGGGATGCCGGACCCCGAAGTCCGTGATCGCGACGTCGAAGAAGCGGGTGATGGGGGCGGCTTCGCCGAGCCACGTGCCGACCGCATCGGAGTTGTCGCGCGGACGGAGCGCGACGACGCCGTCGACGACCTCGAGCCCAGAGAGCGCCTCGGCCGTGGTGCGCGCGGCGGCGCGCGTCTCGTCGGGGGCCGCGGGTGCCGCGCCGAGACGCGCGCCGAGCCCGCTGTCGCCGGCCGAGACGTCGACGGCCAGCACGGGGTCTTTCCGACGCGCGGCGATCGCGCGCGTGAGCTGGTGAGCGACCGTGCTGGTCCCCGCGCCCGGCGACAGCGACAGCACGCCGACGCGACGCGTGGTCGACAGACCGCCGCGGATCGCGGCATCCCACGAGGTCAGTTCGACGCGCCCGTTCGCGCCGCTGCCGAACACCGCCGTGGCGAGAGCCCGGCCATCGAGCACCGTCACGAGCGCCCGCCGAACATCGCGAGCAGATCGGCGTAGACCCCGAGAGCTCCCACCAGCAGCGGCAGGAGGGAGATGACGGCCAGCGTCTCGATGACGTTGCCCACCCCGCGCAGCCGCGCGCGGACGTGCGGGCGCGGGCGGACGAGCACGAGGGCGGAGATGACGGCGGCAGCCACGACGGCCACGGCTGCGCCGATCCACGCGCGGTCGCCCGAGAGCAGGATCGTCAGAGCCGAGGCGGCGATGACTCCGGCGGCCGCCCACAGGAGCCAGCCCTGCGAGCGGAGCGGGAACGCGCGGGTGCGCAGCGCCGCCACGAGGAAGAGGGCGAGGGCGAGGAGCTCGGTCCAGACGGTTCCCGAGAACGCGAGAACGACACCCGTCACGCCGAGAACCGAGGCCGTGGCCGCGACGCTCCAGGTGAGAGCGGCGTAAGCCTCGTCGATCGCGGCGAACGTGCGGGAACGGGTCGGCGGCGAGCCGTCCGCGGCGCGCTGATCGAGATCGGTGAGCCCGGCGGCGGCGAGGGCGATCCAGGGGAGGGGCCCGGTCGCGAAGGCCGCCACCACTCCCGTGATCGCGGCAGCCGACACCACGTCCACCCGCGCGAGCACGAGACCCAGGAGGAGAGAGGCGAGCACCGCGCCGACCGCGCCACCCGCCGCGGCTCCGCGTCGCCGATGGGCGACACCCACGGCCAGGATGACGGCGGTCGAGCCGACGGCGATCGCGGCCGCGATCCCGGCGACGAGCGCCGCCGTCGCGGGATATCGGGCCGCCCCGAGCGCCGCGGCTGTCGCGCCGCCCACGGGCAGCGCCAGACCCGCGGCGGCTGCCGCCACGCACACGGAGAGGCGGCGGAGGCCCCCGAGACCGAGCGCCGTGGTCGCCCCGAGCAGGAAGAGAGCGACACCGAGGAGGGCGAACGCTCCGACCGCCGGGTCCCCCCAGGGGGCCATTCCCCCGGCGAGGGCGAAAGCGGCGGCGATCCCCGCCGAGCCGGCGATCGCGCGCGAACGGTCGTCCCATCGATCGGGGCGGGCGTCATGCGCGTCGGCGGCGGCGTCGGTGACGTCGATGACCACGGGCGGCGGGGGCGCGGCATCCAGTC
This portion of the Microbacterium testaceum StLB037 genome encodes:
- a CDS encoding SCO7613 C-terminal domain-containing membrane protein, with product MTEVAGRDAGNHRLVWPSQPELLTDTSRCPWCFAPITASPCATCGLDLSDPRTFDVLSLSQRIAGLARARDEALRRIRTDAVPAAEPAVAPGTAPAGPAPASVPAPVAASAPEPTPDTASGPVAEPASVPEAAARPEPASAPEAAPRPEPASAPEAAPRPEPASAPEAAPQPEPAPVPAPEGAPGPVAEPASLPAPEAAPPVPVAANAAAPPTFAALPGFAPPAGATPPPGAALPAGELHPFAGGGSPQAPATVTGAPVGPPVPTPTPGEPAKPRRSGVQVFLLSIGVVLLAVAAAFFLTVAWVSGGLVLRSIIVGAATAGVIVTASVLRRRRLTATAEGIALLGIALVALDVWAVRANDLAGASGVDARVYWGWAAIAAGVGFVAWARLAGLRAPLSTGIAALAVGPPLVVAGLLAHDATLGWYASGLTILVLTLAAPLVSRLARADAGSVAVEIISLRVFAGLGALLALVAALVLDPDTAWTPLAASIPIAVLLAIHAGLLVRTGVAQVAPIASPFAVLALGSGVAASVVRLADATVAVTVPVLVAVVVALALEAVAGRVAAGAARTTLLAGAFTAAIGAALAAVAPVLWALAALGTPLRRLLPLFGESSLAMNDVDATSTAAVVTLVAAVVLAALVWRLTGRGSSRRLAIWWAGGGVMLLVGPQLRVTVVIVLWYLAMAIAGVILLRRRRGDIAASAVVGSLALLTGWTLSFSSPLAWTVATLGVLAVLWMLASLAPAARVPAAVVFVVFASCSAWLAPAAAFEGLDVDILGLGPLEAVAATATICLILAFVPWRGALAAPRGLDAKQREAAALAALAIVLLASSIFAVLGNADSAAATWWAVIGILATSAAAVVALGPVYRAWGVLRPAAAVVWPLLGAMAALAIARPLTEVALVSSVAVAAVALVAAALALVVLRREVRVRLLADVGAAVVALLAVTALAPRGSVWLPLLIVAITAVVWSVDADGLFVSRSPRRHVVWLALALGTAALWLQLFAERVETVELYTLPLAVALLLLAGLTERARRRVEGRAVAPPAVIAFAGSALALVPTAVADAGDTVRVVIAGVLGVTLVVAGAWARPPRTPDVLPLAVAAGGALSVVLVWGTQLLRAAERGDSEGPLRDVLVLVVAAALAVAAVGCSRRAASWALLVARSTTIAAAVVLAIGETVLVAVDGGPLVRGVLAVLALGAAGAAASRTRHALAGVPLASVLLGGAALVAVTGLGVGIRPLEWMTLPLALSLIGAAAVSRVRPLPPQVVGGVTLGLGVGLLPSAALVADEIPRAIAVLVAAIVLLVVASLVSREAARPLVLPTLGVAALALVVAGGVRGVVDLERPLFDVWVLAVAVPLIVAGVLLQRRGEAVPSFAPLTAVVAGLGFTAILSTVRIATVGDESLRAAVTIIAILLVAVLWRGAHSVVVFWVGVGLAGAVAAVALGARSANPVELVTAPIAVVLMLHGIRSLRARAELGSWPAIGVGTALLLLPSLVFDFASDNVLWRVIALGVVALAVLLAGVRFRLQAPVLLGGIVLIVHAVAQLWPWIASIYESVSGLWWLWLAIVGALLIVVAATYERRIREVKAVALAIRALR
- a CDS encoding type VII secretion protein EccC, which gives rise to MNVRIVHRPARISEPVEPADDVVLAPPPPIGEGPTGFPLQSLLPIVGSLSSITMIVLLRNNPIMVVVGAVILVVALVGGLGMAFTQRGNAARQRRVQRERYLDYLEETRGRVRESADRQRDAALALNPSPGTLVEIGADPARRWERRPGDTDFLRVRIGTGDLRAIEVALPAEQNPVQPFDPVMRESAERMVRLAGVAQGMPATVDLERGGHVSIVGERADTLNVARALVAQIAAFHSPDDVHIAAAVAPHHRDDWRGLDLVPHLSSDTPPSGAVAARRLAPTLDDVLSLLSAELRDRVATAAASRRAGRRTKPGRLIVFVDEGDGEASGMPRLDAALSLADLGVTVVHLVDDRLKEPPTVGARVTVTEGIATVETPGSGEAPSTGIRIDLVSSDALEVIARPLAGLRLTRTSAEDAGTSLAPDVTQLLGVADVDAIDVKAAWRVRSAAEFLRVPIGVDDRGGPVLLDLKESAQLGMGPHGICIGATGSGKSELLRTLILGLALTHSPDDLSMILVDYKGGAAFAPFARLPHVAGIIDNLADDPQLTERARSSIQGEVVRRQRLLKDAGNAASIGHYRQMRRERPDLPALPHLFLVIDEFGELLTAEPDFVELLLTIGRIGRSIGVHLLLSSQRIEGGRLRGLDTYLSYRIGLRTFSEAESAVVLDTPDAFHLPAIPGFGYLKVDTSVYTRFRAGYVSGPVPDPVEAGPHHDDAPPVLPLPAYDLPDEALEAEEFDSAEPETPTTGRTLVQAATQRLARGVTRTRPVWLPPLPPVLTLGGVLPQADGAGTLRAPMGLLDNPSTQTQSPWMLDLTRSGGHVSITGAPQSGRSMFLRTLAASLSFTHSPRQVSIYGMDLTGGGLARIEPFPHVGGVATRGHRERLTRLLEELTGMLATRERVFRDQGLDSLADMRRQHAQGRLPELPSADVVLLVDGLGALRQDFEDLEPPLAQLLERGGSFGIHVVVALSRWNELRMNLQGLIGTRLELKLNDPADSQIARKLSTTLKADQPGRVLTDDKLFAQVALPLLEEVEDGDTGEALEQLARESAARWGGQGAAPIRLLPEELSPGDLPDAIDEPDAVPLGLRQDTMEPVLVDVVTRDPHLLVLGDSHCGKTTALRGIVRGAVDRHTPEELVIALMDARGELVAEVPDAYLGGHATSGRQARLLAESIAVELEKRQTDRDAGPRILVIADDFDILAAGGTEPLRPLLPYLASSRDLRLNVVVSRPVAGASRAMFDSALQGIRDTGGTALIMSGDRSEGAILPKLYAEPMIAGRGRLARRGERPTLVQIANFVASDPDATGAAASVAPASGGRLRAARALRAARALRAARRLRTARRLHAARRLRTEPERDEVSVTTAGVSRRALRVVRAWDARPVTAAGVSRRALRVGVIRRR
- a CDS encoding EsaB/YukD family protein translates to MSIYTRVTVAGAQRRVEVVVPSAEPLGAAVPRLLDLLGETAGTVARPLAVVAPDGEQIDIALTPQQLDLVDGSLVRLVRLDAAPPPPVVIDVTDAAADAHDARPDRWDDRSRAIAGSAGIAAAFALAGGMAPWGDPAVGAFALLGVALFLLGATTALGLGGLRRLSVCVAAAAAGLALPVGGATAAALGAARYPATAALVAGIAAAIAVGSTAVILAVGVAHRRRGAAAGGAVGAVLASLLLGLVLARVDVVSAAAITGVVAAFATGPLPWIALAAAGLTDLDQRAADGSPPTRSRTFAAIDEAYAALTWSVAATASVLGVTGVVLAFSGTVWTELLALALFLVAALRTRAFPLRSQGWLLWAAAGVIAASALTILLSGDRAWIGAAVAVVAAAVISALVLVRPRPHVRARLRGVGNVIETLAVISLLPLLVGALGVYADLLAMFGGRS